The window CAAGCGGCAAAAACCTCCCGCCCTCGCAGAGACTCGCGAATATTCCTGCGTCCCCAGCCATGGAAGGCCCGTCAAACCGCCTCATCCCCCATGAAATCATCCGGGGATTCCCCGCAGGAAATCCCTTTCCCTCCACCACTTCCGGTGCAAACATGGAAAAGCAATCGCTTCGAGCATTATGAAACATCACGGCTTCGATGAGTTGGACTTGATGATTCCCGAATTGCACGATCCCGAGCAGGAAGCCAGGGCCGGAGCGGCTCTGCGCGGCATCTCGGGTATTGAATCCGTGCGCTTCGTCACCGGCGGCGCCCTCGTCACCTACCGCGCCGACAGCGTGAGCAAGGACGAGATCTGCCACACCCTGCGGCAGGCCGGGTTCCGCGCGAGCACCTTTCAGGACTCGTTTTCCGGCGCTACCGGTGTCTCGTCAGATTGAGCAGTTCGCAGCAGGGATGATGGGTTTACTGAAGGATTTCCGTACGCAACATTGCGTTCCGTACGACGGCGAAATGCTTTTCCCTCTTGTCATCTTTGGGGTGATCAGTAGCCTCACGGCTCGCACATGACGTTGGCAAATCTTTTATCGGCCGAGCAAATCGTGCCGGAAATGAAGGCCAAAGGACGGTGGGAGGCCATTGCTGAATTGGTCGACAGGCTGGTGATAGCGGGTCGCATACGCGCCGATGACCGGGAACATGTTCTCGAGTCGATCAAGCAGCGTGAGCAGACCATGAGCACCGGCATCGGCTTCGGCATAGCCATCCCGCATGCTTCATCGGAGAAAGTCGGTGAAGTCGTGGCGTCCTTCGGTCGGTCGACCACTGGCATCGAGTTTGAATCGCTCGACGGCCAGCCGGTCTTCTTTGTCGTGCTCTTTGTCGTTCCCCGCGATCAGTTCCAGACTCACCTCCGCACCTTGGCGGCCATCGCGAAATTTCTCAACGACA of the Terrimicrobium sacchariphilum genome contains:
- a CDS encoding heavy-metal-associated domain-containing protein, whose amino-acid sequence is MKHHGFDELDLMIPELHDPEQEARAGAALRGISGIESVRFVTGGALVTYRADSVSKDEICHTLRQAGFRASTFQDSFSGATGVSSD
- a CDS encoding PTS sugar transporter subunit IIA; protein product: MTLANLLSAEQIVPEMKAKGRWEAIAELVDRLVIAGRIRADDREHVLESIKQREQTMSTGIGFGIAIPHASSEKVGEVVASFGRSTTGIEFESLDGQPVFFVVLFVVPRDQFQTHLRTLAAIAKFLNDKAVRDELGKAKDAQQILQVFENRSPRG